From Candidatus Sphingomonas colombiensis, one genomic window encodes:
- the clpA gene encoding ATP-dependent Clp protease ATP-binding subunit ClpA: protein MPSFASALETTLHKALEAASTRRHEYATLEHLLLALIDDEHASQVMAACGVDVAELKTTVAHYLDTELGALKVDAATDPSPTSGFQRVVQRAILHVQSSGRDEVTGANVLVALFSERESYAVYFLQQQDMSRLDAVSFISHGVGKGAAAAEAATPKGVEEEKKEKAETKQKGESALKQFTVDLNEKARNGKVDPLIGRGPEVDRTVQILCRRSKNNPLYVGDPGVGKTAIAEGLARKIVEGDVPDVLKPAVIYSLDMGALLAGTRYRGDFEERLKAVVNELEKLPDAVLFIDEIHTVIGAGATSGGAMDASNLLKPALSGGTIRCIGSTTYKEFRNHFEKDRALLRRFQKIDVNEPSIEDTIKILAGLRSAFESHHSVKYTPDAIKSAVELSARYINDRKLPDKAIDVIDEVGAMQMLVAPSKRKKTITPKEIEAVIATMARIPPKTVSSDDKKVLETLDTDLKRVVFGQNKAIENLSSAIKLSRAGLRDPEKPIGCYLFTGPTGVGKTEVAKQLASIMGIPLQRFDMSEYMERHSVSRLIGAPPGYVGYDQGGLLTDAVDQNPHSVLLLDEIEKAHPDLFNILLQVMDNGKLTDHHGKTVDFRNVILIMTTNAGASDMARETLGFGNLTREGEDEQAVQKMFTPEFRNRLDAIVPFSYLPPEVVARVVDKFILQLELQLADRDVHIKLDDAARQWLTDKGYDKLYGARPMSRLIQEKIKQPLAEELLFGKLVHGGEVTVKLKDGTLSFEIVAAAPKKPRKKGGPKDGRVEKLKA, encoded by the coding sequence ATGCCATCCTTTGCCAGCGCTCTCGAAACCACGCTGCACAAGGCGCTTGAGGCAGCCTCCACCCGCCGCCACGAATATGCGACGCTGGAGCATCTGTTGCTCGCGCTGATCGACGACGAACATGCCAGCCAGGTGATGGCCGCGTGCGGCGTCGATGTCGCCGAACTGAAAACCACCGTCGCCCATTATCTCGATACCGAGCTTGGCGCGCTTAAGGTCGATGCCGCGACCGATCCGTCGCCGACCAGCGGGTTCCAGCGCGTGGTCCAGCGCGCGATCCTGCACGTCCAGTCTTCGGGGCGCGACGAGGTGACCGGCGCCAACGTGCTGGTTGCGCTGTTCTCTGAACGCGAAAGCTATGCGGTCTATTTCCTCCAGCAGCAGGATATGAGCCGGCTCGATGCGGTGAGCTTCATCAGCCACGGCGTCGGCAAGGGCGCCGCTGCCGCTGAGGCCGCCACGCCCAAGGGCGTCGAGGAAGAGAAAAAGGAAAAGGCCGAAACCAAGCAGAAGGGCGAAAGCGCGCTCAAGCAGTTCACGGTCGATCTCAATGAGAAGGCCCGCAACGGCAAGGTCGATCCGCTGATCGGGCGCGGGCCGGAGGTGGATCGCACGGTGCAGATCCTCTGCCGCCGCTCGAAGAACAACCCGCTCTATGTCGGCGATCCCGGCGTCGGCAAGACGGCGATCGCCGAGGGGCTGGCGCGCAAGATCGTCGAGGGCGACGTGCCCGATGTACTGAAGCCCGCCGTGATCTATTCGCTCGACATGGGCGCGCTGCTTGCCGGCACGCGCTATCGCGGCGATTTCGAGGAGCGGCTGAAAGCTGTCGTCAACGAGCTGGAAAAGCTGCCCGACGCGGTGCTGTTCATCGATGAAATCCACACCGTGATCGGTGCCGGTGCGACCAGCGGCGGCGCGATGGATGCGTCGAACCTGCTCAAGCCCGCGCTGTCGGGCGGCACGATCCGTTGCATCGGCTCCACCACCTACAAGGAATTCCGCAACCATTTCGAAAAGGATCGCGCGCTGCTGCGCCGGTTCCAGAAGATCGACGTCAACGAGCCGTCGATCGAGGATACGATCAAGATCCTCGCCGGGTTGCGCTCCGCGTTCGAGAGCCACCACAGCGTGAAATACACCCCCGATGCGATCAAGTCGGCGGTGGAGCTGTCCGCGCGCTACATCAATGATCGCAAGCTGCCCGACAAGGCGATCGACGTGATCGACGAAGTCGGCGCGATGCAGATGCTGGTTGCCCCGTCGAAGCGGAAAAAGACGATCACGCCGAAAGAGATCGAGGCGGTGATCGCCACCATGGCGCGCATCCCGCCGAAGACGGTGAGCAGCGACGACAAGAAGGTGCTGGAAACGCTCGACACCGATCTGAAGCGCGTCGTGTTCGGCCAGAACAAGGCGATCGAAAATCTGTCGTCGGCGATCAAGCTCAGCCGCGCCGGCCTGCGCGATCCGGAAAAGCCGATCGGCTGCTATCTGTTCACCGGCCCCACCGGCGTCGGCAAGACGGAAGTGGCGAAGCAACTCGCCTCGATCATGGGCATCCCGCTCCAGCGGTTCGACATGTCCGAATATATGGAGCGCCATTCGGTCAGCCGGCTGATCGGCGCGCCTCCGGGCTATGTCGGCTATGATCAGGGCGGGCTGCTCACCGACGCGGTCGATCAGAATCCGCATAGCGTGCTGCTGCTCGACGAGATCGAGAAGGCGCATCCCGATCTGTTCAACATCTTGTTGCAGGTGATGGATAACGGCAAGCTGACCGATCACCACGGCAAGACGGTGGATTTCAGGAACGTCATCCTGATCATGACCACCAATGCCGGCGCATCGGACATGGCGCGCGAGACGCTTGGCTTCGGCAACCTCACCCGCGAGGGCGAGGATGAGCAGGCCGTGCAGAAGATGTTCACGCCGGAATTCCGCAATCGCCTCGATGCGATCGTGCCGTTCAGCTATCTCCCGCCGGAGGTGGTCGCGCGGGTGGTGGACAAGTTCATCCTCCAGCTCGAACTCCAGCTCGCCGACCGCGACGTGCATATCAAGCTCGACGATGCGGCGCGCCAGTGGCTGACCGACAAGGGCTATGACAAGCTCTATGGCGCGCGGCCGATGAGCCGGCTGATCCAGGAGAAGATCAAGCAGCCGCTGGCCGAGGAGCTGCTGTTCGGCAAGCTCGTCCATGGCGGCGAGGTTACGGTGAAATTGAAGGACGGCACGCTTTCGTTCGAGATCGTCGCCGCAGCGCCAAAGAAACCACGCAAAAAGGGCGGCCCGAAGGACGGCCGGGTCGAAAAGCTCAAGGCCTGA
- a CDS encoding GGDEF domain-containing protein has protein sequence MSGRTTLRLFYGALISFLALLTAWPAAAQRGIPGTPVAVCIARIRAGDTAAAMLRADDRYDCTRQQTDFGPGDYWIRSAPLSTHAATIRTASVWQDSATLYIVYADGVVLRDHMDGRAATRSIRMGAMFERALPARAAPVTRLLWQVHGAGNARGVVVGPRLATLHESARSDLLLGSLYSAFGGLCIALLVYNLALWGALKHRFQLAYCGMVAGLMLYAFTSSGAMAWVFPGMENNERLRVNYLLLSISATSALAFARSFFERDVFDGWIGRAANGVSVVLLMTPVVVIALAPWRMDLLDWLYGASFTLLIALVPFILWQAWRKRSNYLWLFTVSWAAPVVVAGLRVAENFHLVPWSFLLDNSTILSMTVEALLSSLAIAYRFRLIAVERDEAREKEIAARLLADVDPLTGLLNRRGFLRAAIGREQPHLLVLADIDHFKAVNAALGHDGGDEVLRVIARALRTAAPPDALIARLGGEEFALLVPDHGQDLSGDVLSRVRGERMPFDIRVTVSLGTCTGPIAGEQDWKNLYRNADQALFAAKSAGRDRVRHALGSIAA, from the coding sequence ATGTCGGGTCGCACGACTTTAAGATTGTTTTACGGGGCGCTCATCTCCTTCCTGGCGCTGCTGACGGCTTGGCCGGCGGCGGCGCAACGGGGCATTCCCGGCACCCCGGTCGCCGTCTGCATCGCGCGAATTCGGGCGGGGGACACGGCTGCGGCGATGCTCCGCGCCGACGATCGCTATGATTGCACGCGGCAACAGACCGATTTCGGCCCCGGCGATTATTGGATTCGCTCCGCACCGCTTTCGACGCACGCGGCGACGATCCGAACGGCGAGCGTATGGCAGGATTCTGCCACGCTCTACATCGTCTATGCCGATGGCGTGGTGCTGCGCGATCATATGGACGGCCGCGCCGCCACGCGCTCGATACGAATGGGCGCGATGTTCGAACGCGCGCTGCCGGCGCGCGCCGCCCCGGTGACGCGCCTGCTGTGGCAGGTGCATGGCGCCGGCAACGCGCGCGGCGTCGTGGTCGGGCCTCGCCTTGCCACTTTACACGAAAGCGCGCGCTCCGATCTGCTGCTCGGATCGCTCTACAGCGCGTTCGGGGGGCTTTGCATCGCCTTGCTCGTGTACAATCTCGCGCTGTGGGGGGCGCTGAAACACAGATTCCAGCTCGCCTATTGCGGGATGGTGGCCGGTCTGATGCTCTATGCTTTCACCTCTTCCGGGGCGATGGCCTGGGTCTTTCCCGGAATGGAGAACAACGAACGGCTGCGGGTCAATTATCTGTTGCTCTCGATCTCCGCGACCAGTGCGCTCGCGTTCGCGCGCAGCTTCTTCGAGCGCGACGTATTCGATGGGTGGATCGGCCGCGCTGCAAACGGCGTGTCGGTCGTGTTGCTGATGACGCCGGTTGTCGTGATCGCGCTGGCGCCGTGGCGGATGGACCTGCTCGACTGGCTCTATGGGGCCAGTTTCACGCTCTTGATCGCGCTGGTCCCATTCATTCTGTGGCAGGCGTGGCGCAAGCGCAGCAATTACCTGTGGCTGTTCACCGTGTCATGGGCCGCGCCGGTGGTGGTGGCGGGGCTGCGGGTGGCGGAAAATTTTCACCTCGTCCCGTGGAGCTTCCTGCTCGACAATTCGACCATCCTGTCGATGACGGTGGAAGCCCTGCTCTCCAGCCTGGCGATCGCCTATCGCTTCCGCCTGATCGCCGTTGAGCGGGACGAGGCGCGTGAGAAGGAGATCGCCGCGCGGTTGCTGGCGGATGTCGATCCGCTCACCGGCCTGCTCAACCGGCGCGGATTCCTGCGCGCCGCGATCGGGCGGGAGCAACCACATCTGCTGGTGCTGGCCGACATCGATCATTTCAAGGCGGTCAATGCGGCGCTGGGCCACGATGGCGGTGACGAGGTGTTGCGGGTGATAGCGCGCGCGCTGCGCACCGCCGCGCCGCCGGATGCGCTGATCGCGCGCCTGGGCGGCGAGGAGTTCGCGTTGCTCGTGCCGGATCACGGGCAGGATCTCTCCGGCGACGTGCTGTCGCGCGTGCGCGGCGAGCGGATGCCATTCGATATCCGGGTGACCGTTTCGCTCGGCACCTGTACCGGGCCGATCGCCGGGGAGCAGGACTGGAAAAACCTCTATCGAAACGCCGATCAGGCCTTGTTCGCCGCAAAGTCGGCCGGTCGAGACCGGGTGCGACATGCGCTCGGTTCGATCGCGGCCTGA
- a CDS encoding exodeoxyribonuclease VII small subunit — protein MTFEAALRELEAIVHKLESGETPLAEAIDLYERGNALRARCAERLDAAQARIEAIRLDAEGRASTTPFTAG, from the coding sequence ATGACGTTCGAGGCCGCGCTGCGCGAGCTGGAAGCGATCGTTCACAAGCTGGAATCCGGCGAAACGCCGCTGGCCGAGGCTATCGACCTTTATGAGCGCGGCAATGCGCTGCGCGCGCGCTGCGCCGAGCGTCTTGATGCCGCGCAGGCGCGGATCGAGGCGATCCGGCTTGATGCGGAAGGCCGCGCCAGCACCACGCCGTTCACCGCAGGATGA
- a CDS encoding polyprenyl synthetase family protein, giving the protein MNPSPALQAALAETAREIDARFDTLLAIPDDSRADLYRAMRHAAIGGGKRLRPLLVFATAQIFGCDRDYTARVATALESIHVYSLIHDDLPAMDNDDMRRGKPTVHKAFNEATAILAGDCLHALAFEVLADPATHPDPFVRAELTLDLARAAGPAGMAGGQMMDLEAERARFDLATVGRLQAMKTGALISAAVEAGAILGHVAPEGRTRLRGYARDIGLAFQIVDDLIDVEGNEAVVGKKLRKDAGAGKETFVSLLGVEPARERSRLLIDQAIEHLRHYGREADLLRDIARYVLERDR; this is encoded by the coding sequence ATGAACCCTTCGCCCGCGCTTCAGGCGGCACTGGCCGAAACCGCGCGCGAGATCGATGCCCGTTTCGATACGCTGTTGGCGATTCCGGACGATTCCCGTGCCGACCTGTATCGCGCGATGCGCCATGCCGCGATCGGCGGGGGCAAGCGGCTGCGTCCCCTGCTCGTTTTCGCGACCGCGCAAATATTCGGTTGCGATCGGGATTACACCGCGCGCGTGGCCACTGCGCTGGAATCGATCCACGTCTATTCGCTGATCCACGATGATCTGCCGGCGATGGACAATGATGACATGCGGCGGGGCAAGCCCACCGTCCACAAGGCGTTCAACGAGGCGACCGCGATCCTTGCCGGCGATTGCCTGCACGCGCTCGCATTCGAGGTGCTGGCGGACCCGGCGACCCACCCCGATCCGTTCGTCCGCGCCGAACTGACGCTCGATCTCGCCCGCGCCGCCGGGCCGGCCGGGATGGCCGGCGGCCAGATGATGGATCTGGAGGCGGAGCGCGCGCGCTTCGATCTCGCCACTGTAGGCCGATTGCAGGCGATGAAGACCGGGGCGCTGATTTCCGCGGCGGTGGAGGCAGGCGCGATCCTCGGTCACGTGGCGCCGGAAGGTCGCACCCGCCTGCGCGGTTATGCCCGCGACATCGGCCTCGCCTTCCAGATCGTCGACGACCTGATCGACGTTGAGGGCAATGAGGCGGTCGTCGGCAAGAAACTGCGCAAGGATGCCGGCGCCGGCAAGGAGACGTTCGTCTCGCTGCTCGGCGTGGAGCCCGCGCGCGAGCGTAGCCGGCTGCTCATCGATCAGGCGATCGAGCATCTGCGCCATTATGGGCGGGAAGCGGATTTGTTGCGCGATATCGCGCGTTACGTGCTGGAAAGGGATCGTTGA
- a CDS encoding DUF1192 domain-containing protein, translating into MDLDDILGPRPDDPLTALLREDLDRLSVAELEARVAALEGEISRCRRKIEGAVNHRASADALFKR; encoded by the coding sequence GTGGACCTTGATGACATCCTTGGCCCCCGGCCCGACGATCCGTTGACCGCGCTGCTGCGCGAGGATCTCGATCGGCTGTCGGTGGCGGAGCTGGAGGCGCGGGTTGCCGCGCTGGAAGGCGAAATCTCGCGCTGCCGCCGCAAGATCGAAGGCGCCGTTAACCATCGCGCAAGCGCCGACGCGTTATTCAAGCGATGA
- a CDS encoding GGDEF domain-containing protein, with amino-acid sequence MKAIKALSERTIAFLDGQHLPPTPNNYALGYAYLDGVQAELGRTILTIIDGGVRITQPEADSLYARFFGDRASVVTGAALRSPVSAPPPVDRGADTLRHQTLRLADLAAAAHAVTGEFSRELAFRLDDFPASDAALLQELIVATLARSQRSENELAATTLQVEQLRNQLEIAQGDAERDLLTGLPNRRGIETYLARACATGDPHVIAMCDIDRFKSYNDRYGHAVGDRVLRTVAASLTQSLDGQFVGRWGGEEFLLVLRGDLVVARMIVDDARRSLSERHFRLRETDEPMGCITFSAGIAILPPDTRQIEAAMKRADALLYEAKEQGRDRVIAG; translated from the coding sequence ATGAAAGCGATTAAGGCTCTTAGCGAACGAACCATTGCGTTTCTCGATGGCCAACACCTGCCGCCGACCCCGAATAACTATGCGCTGGGCTATGCCTATCTCGATGGTGTGCAGGCGGAACTCGGGCGGACGATTCTCACGATCATCGACGGCGGCGTGCGAATCACGCAACCGGAAGCGGATTCGCTTTACGCCCGCTTCTTCGGCGACAGGGCAAGTGTTGTAACCGGTGCGGCGCTTCGCTCTCCTGTCTCTGCTCCGCCCCCGGTGGATCGCGGCGCGGACACGTTGCGGCATCAAACGCTGCGGCTGGCCGATCTCGCCGCCGCAGCGCACGCGGTGACCGGGGAGTTCAGCCGTGAACTCGCCTTTCGGCTCGACGATTTCCCCGCCTCCGACGCCGCGCTGTTGCAGGAGCTGATCGTCGCCACGCTCGCTCGTTCGCAGCGTTCGGAAAACGAACTCGCCGCGACCACGCTGCAGGTGGAGCAATTGCGCAACCAGCTTGAAATCGCACAGGGCGATGCGGAACGCGACCTGCTGACCGGCCTGCCGAATCGTCGCGGGATCGAAACCTATCTCGCCCGCGCCTGCGCCACCGGTGATCCGCATGTGATCGCGATGTGCGACATCGATCGCTTCAAATCCTATAACGATCGCTACGGCCATGCCGTCGGCGACCGGGTGCTGCGCACGGTCGCGGCAAGCCTCACGCAATCGCTCGACGGCCAGTTCGTCGGGCGCTGGGGGGGAGAGGAATTCCTGCTGGTGCTGCGCGGCGACCTCGTCGTGGCGCGGATGATCGTCGATGACGCACGCCGCTCGCTGAGCGAGCGCCATTTCCGCCTACGCGAAACCGACGAGCCGATGGGCTGCATCACCTTTTCCGCCGGAATCGCGATACTGCCGCCGGACACGCGCCAGATCGAAGCCGCGATGAAACGCGCCGACGCGCTGCTCTATGAAGCCAAGGAACAGGGGCGCGATCGCGTAATCGCGGGCTGA
- the coaD gene encoding pantetheine-phosphate adenylyltransferase → MSTRIGVYPGTFDPITLGHMDIIRRGAKLVDRLVIGVTTNPSKSPMFSLPERMAIVEREVESIDADIRVVSFDSLLMDFAEREGASVIVRGLRAVADFEYEYQMAGMNQQLNATIETIFLMADVALQPIASRLVKEIAIFGGEIGKFVTPSVREEVMARVQVLGRRGV, encoded by the coding sequence ATGAGTACCCGTATCGGCGTTTACCCCGGCACTTTCGATCCAATCACGCTGGGCCATATGGACATCATCCGGCGCGGCGCGAAGCTGGTCGATCGGCTGGTGATCGGCGTCACGACCAATCCATCCAAATCCCCGATGTTCTCGCTGCCCGAACGGATGGCGATCGTCGAACGCGAAGTGGAGTCGATCGATGCCGATATCCGGGTCGTCAGCTTCGATTCGCTGCTGATGGACTTCGCCGAGCGCGAGGGCGCCAGCGTGATCGTGCGCGGGCTGCGCGCGGTCGCCGATTTCGAATATGAATATCAGATGGCGGGCATGAATCAGCAGCTCAACGCCACGATCGAGACGATCTTTCTGATGGCCGATGTCGCGCTCCAGCCGATCGCCTCGCGATTGGTGAAGGAAATCGCGATCTTCGGCGGCGAGATCGGCAAGTTCGTCACACCCAGCGTGCGCGAGGAAGTGATGGCGCGCGTCCAGGTGCTCGGCCGGCGCGGCGTGTGA